The genomic stretch ACGCTGCTGTTCACCGACCGCCAGCGTGTGGAGCAGGTGCTGAAGAACCTGTTGTCGAACGCGATCAAATTCACCGAGCAGGGCGAAGTCAGCCTCAATGTCAGTCTGCAGCCAGGGGGCGCAATAGCCTTTGCCGTGCGCGACTCGGGGATCGGCATCGCCAGCGATCAGCACAGCAGTATTTTCGAGGCGTTCCGCCAGGCCGACGGCACCACCAACCGGCGCTACGGTGGCACCGGGCTGGGGCTGTCGATCTCTCGCGACCTGGCAGCGTTGCTCGGCGGCTCGATCACCGTCAGCAGCGAACCGGGGCAGGGCAGCCTGTTTACCTTGCTGTTGCCCGAGCAGTACGTCGAGCGTGACGAGAACAGCGTCGAACTGCCGCCACCGGCGTCGGTCGCCTTTGTCCCGGCGGTGCCGGTGGCACGTCCGGCCGCGATCATCGAGGCGCAGATCCCGCGCTTTGCCGATGACCGCGCCAATGCGCCGTTCAGCACCCGCTGCATCCTGGTGGTGGAGGATGAGGTCAACTTTGCGCATATCCTCTACGACTTGGCGCATGAACTGGGTTATCACTGCCTGGTGGCCCATGGTGCCGATGAAGGTTACGACCTGGCCAGCGAGTTCCTGCCCGACGCGATCCTGCTGGACATGCGCCTGCCGGACCATTCCGGGCTGACCGTGCTGCAGCGCCTCAAGGAACACGCCGAAACCCGCCACATACCGGTGCATGTGATTTCGGTCGAAGACCGGGTCGAGGCTGCGATGCACATGGGCGCCGTGGGCTATGCGGTCAAGCCGACCACGCGCGAGGAACTCAAGGACGTGTTCGCCCGTCTGGAGGCCAAGCTGACGCAGAAGGTCAAGCGCGTGCTGCTGGTGGAAGACGATGACCTGCAGCGCGACAGTATCGCCCGGCTGATCGGCGACGATGACATCGAAATCACCGCCGTGGGCCTGGCCCAGGAAGCGCTGGACCTGCTGCGCAACAATATCTATGACTGCATGATCATCGACCTCAAGCTGCCCGACATGCTCGGCAATGACCTGCTCAAGCGCATGTCCACCGAAGACATCTGCTCGTTCCCGCCGGTGATCGTCTACACCGGGCGCAACCTGACCCGCGATGAAGAGGCAGACCTGCGCAAGTATTCGCGGTCGATCATCATCAAGGGCGCGCGTTCGCCGGAGCGGCTGCTGGATGAAGTGACATTATTTCTGCACAAAGTCGAATCGCGGTTGTCCCATGAGCGGCAAACGATGCTCAAGACCGCGCGCAGTCGCGACAAGGTCTTCGAGGGGCGCAAGGTGCTGTTGGTGGACGACGACGTGCGCAACATCTTCGCCCTCACCAGCGCCCTGGAGCACAAAGGCGCAATCGTGGTCATTGGCCGTAATGGTCGTGAAGCGATCGACAAACTCAATGAAGTCGAGGACATCGACCTGGTACTGATGGACGTGATGATGCCGGAAATGGACGGCTTCCAGGCCACCGTGGAAATTCGCAAGGATCCGCGCTGGCGCAAGCTGCCGATCATCGCCGTCACGGCCAAGGCCATGAAGGACGATCAGGAACGCTGCCTGCAGGCGGGCGCCAACGATTACCTGGCCAAGCCCATCGACCTGGATCGCCTGTTCTCGTTGATTCGCGTGTGGTTACCGAAGATGGAAAGAATTTAGTGGAGCGCAATACTGAAATCGAACTGCGGCTGCTGATCGAAGCGATCTACCTCAAGTACAGCTACGATTTTCGTGACTACTCGGGCGCTTCGATCAAGCGCCGGGTCAATCACGCCCTGCACCAGTTCGAATGCAAGACCATTTCGGCGTTGCAGGAGCGAGTCCTGCACGATCCGACGGCGTTCATGCAGTTGCTGCAGTTGCTGACCATTCCGGTCAGCGAGATGTTTCGCGATCCGGCGCACTTCCTGGCGATTCGTCAGGAAGTGGTGCCCCTGCTGCGCACCTATCCCTCGATCAAGATCTGGATTGCCGGCTGCAGCACGGGCGAGGAGGTCTACTCGATGGCGATCCTGCTGCGCGAAGAAGGCCTGCTGGAGCGCACGATCATCTACGCCACCGACATCAATCCGCGCTCGCTGGAAAAGGCCAAGCAGGGGATCTTTTCCCTGGAGAACATCCGCGCCTATACCCGCAACTACCAGCAGGCCGGCGGGCAGAGTTCATTCGCTGACTACTACACTGCTGCCTACGATTACGCGATTTTCGACAAGAGCCTGCGTGACAACGTGACCTTTGCCGATCACAGCCTGGCAACCGATAGCGTGTTCTCAGAAACTCAATTAATTTCGTGTCGTAACGTATTGATTTACTTTAATAAAAAGTTGCAGGATCGCGCCTTCGGATTGTTTCATGAGTCGCTCTGTCACCGCGGTTTCCTGGTGCTGGGCAGTAAGGAAACCCTCGACTTTTCGAGCTACAGCAAACAGTTCGAGCCCCTGGTCAAACAAGAACGGATCTACCGTAAAACATGAAAACCGGCTTGTTGAGCAACGCTCCAGCCTCGCGGGTCGAGGCCATCGTCATTGGCGCTTCCGCCGGTGGCGTGGAGGCGTTGTTGAGTATTTTCGGCAAGCTGGGGTCGGGTTTTGCCTTGCCGATCATTGTCGTCCTGCACCTGCCGGAGCAACGGCGCAGCCAGTTGGTTGAGGTCATTGCGCGGCGGGTGGCGATGCCGGTGGTCGAGGCGCTCGACAAGGCCGTGATCGAGGCCGGCACCCTGTACCTGGCTGCACCCGGTTATCACCTGTCGGTGGAGCAGGATCGCAGCCTGTCCCTGAGCCTGGAGGAGCGCCTGCACTATTCGCGGCCAGCGATCGACTACCTGTTCGAATCCGCTGCCGACGCCTATGGCCCGGCCTTGCTGGCGGTGCTGTTGACCGGCGCCAACCAGGATGGCGCGCGGGGCCTGGCGCACGTCAAGCGCCTGGGCGGGTTGACCGTGGTCCAGGACCCGGCCGAAGCCCAGGTGGCGACCATGCCCGACGCGGCGCTGGCCCTGCAGCAACCCGATCACATACTCACCTTGCACGGCATCGGCCGTCTGCTTGTCGAGCTGGAAGGAACCTCATGCTAAGTACTATCCAGGCCAAATTGCTGATCGTCGACGATCTGCCGGAGAACCTGCTGGCCCTTGAAGCGCTGATCAAGCGCGAAGATCGCGCGGTGTACAAGGCGCTGTCGGCCGATGAAGCGCTGTCGCTGCTGCTGCAGCACGAGTTCGCCCTGGCCATTCTCGACGTGCAGATGCCGGGCATGAATGGCTTCGAGCTGGCAGAACTGATGCGCGGTACGGAAAAGACCAAGAACATTCCGATCGTGTTTGTCAGCGCCGCCGGACGCGAAATGAACTATGCCTTCAAGGGCTACGAAAGCGGCGCGGTGGACTTCCTGCATAAACCCCTGGATATCCACGCGGTGAAGAGCAAGGTCAACGTGTTCGTCGACCTGTTCCGGCAACGCAAGGCAATGAAGCTGCAGGTCGAAGCCCTGGAGCAAAGCCGCCGCGAGCAGGAAGCCTTGCTCAAGCAGTTGCAGACCACCCAGGGCGAACTGGAGCAGGCAGTACGCATGCGCGACGACTTCATGTCGATCGTCGCGCATGAGGTGCGCACGCCGTTGAACGGGCTGATCCTGGAAACCCAGTTACGCAAGATGCACCTGGCCCGCGACAACGCCGCAGCCTTTACCCTGGACAAGATGCACGCGATGGTCGACCGCGATGAGCGGCAGATCAAAAGCCTGATTCGGCTGATCGAAGACATGCTCGATGTGTCGC from Pseudomonas sp. S04 encodes the following:
- a CDS encoding CheR family methyltransferase — its product is MERNTEIELRLLIEAIYLKYSYDFRDYSGASIKRRVNHALHQFECKTISALQERVLHDPTAFMQLLQLLTIPVSEMFRDPAHFLAIRQEVVPLLRTYPSIKIWIAGCSTGEEVYSMAILLREEGLLERTIIYATDINPRSLEKAKQGIFSLENIRAYTRNYQQAGGQSSFADYYTAAYDYAIFDKSLRDNVTFADHSLATDSVFSETQLISCRNVLIYFNKKLQDRAFGLFHESLCHRGFLVLGSKETLDFSSYSKQFEPLVKQERIYRKT
- a CDS encoding chemotaxis protein CheB; protein product: MKTGLLSNAPASRVEAIVIGASAGGVEALLSIFGKLGSGFALPIIVVLHLPEQRRSQLVEVIARRVAMPVVEALDKAVIEAGTLYLAAPGYHLSVEQDRSLSLSLEERLHYSRPAIDYLFESAADAYGPALLAVLLTGANQDGARGLAHVKRLGGLTVVQDPAEAQVATMPDAALALQQPDHILTLHGIGRLLVELEGTSC
- a CDS encoding hybrid sensor histidine kinase/response regulator, with translation MLSTIQAKLLIVDDLPENLLALEALIKREDRAVYKALSADEALSLLLQHEFALAILDVQMPGMNGFELAELMRGTEKTKNIPIVFVSAAGREMNYAFKGYESGAVDFLHKPLDIHAVKSKVNVFVDLFRQRKAMKLQVEALEQSRREQEALLKQLQTTQGELEQAVRMRDDFMSIVAHEVRTPLNGLILETQLRKMHLARDNAAAFTLDKMHAMVDRDERQIKSLIRLIEDMLDVSRIRTGKLSIRPSHFDLSQRVANLLQNFAPQVEAAECSISFIAEHPVEGHWDEFRIEQVISNLLTNALRYGGKGLIEVRVYSQDGQARVEVRDRGIGISEENQQRIFQQFERVSAKTVVAGLGLGLFISEQIIAAHGGSISVESRINEGAMFRVCLPLQ